The DNA sequence AGGCAGCCCAGCACGCTGTCGGGCCCGGCGTCCAGCAGGTCGGCGGCGGCGTCGTGGTCGCGGTACGGCAGCGGCAGCCAGGCCAGCTGCTCGCGCGCGTACTCGTCCTGCTCGCGGCGCAGCGTGGCGTGCGTCACGTGCGCCTGCAGCCGCTCCGCCGCGTAGTTGATGAGCAGCCGCTCCAGCCCGTTGTGCGCCAGCGACTCGAACCCGTACACGTCCAGGATGCCCAGCGACTGCCGCGCGCCCGCCTCCGCCGGCTGCAACACGCGCGCGTCTCGTCAGTAGCTGCGTCCCCGCGCCCCCGCCCGCCCCGAACGCACCTTGATGGCCTCGTTGACGCGCGCCAGCAGCCACGCGAACAGCCGCGCGTACAGCGCCTGCAGCAGCAcgtcgcgccgcgcgcgcgcccacgccgcgcccgcgcacgcCGCGCAGCCGCCGCACGCCGCGCCGCACGCGCTGCCCTCCACCGACGCGCTCTCCTCCGAGCCCGGCGAGCCCTCTGCGACACCCCGACTCGTTACTGCGGCGTCTCTTCGTTTACTGGCGTTGCATGATGTGACGCGAGACGATACACGATCGCGACTCGAACTAATACAAATATTGTAAAAAGTTTGAAGCTCTCGAACGAGAGAGGCGAACCGACCTCGCTCTCCTTCGGCGTCGTCGAGCGGCGGCGCGCCCAGCGCGGCAGCCAGCGCGCCCGCCTCCACGCCGACCAGCGCGCACGCCTCGCGCAGCTCTGCAACAAGCCCACGCGTCATCAGCACTCGACGGGCCCGCTCGCGTGTCGGTTCCCGCGCCCCGCCCCCCGCACGCACCATACTCGTGGTGCAGCCGCGTGGCCAGCGCGCCGTCGATGGTGGTGGTGGGCTCGAACTGCACGTTGCCCAGCTTCAGCAGGAAGGCGAGCAGCCGCAGCACGCCGCCGCACTCGCTCGCGCTCAGCCCCAGTCGCGCCATCGCCGCCTGCACAGGAAGCGTCGGCTCACACGCGACTCTCGAGCGTCACCCCCCGGCCCCTGGCCGGTCGCCCGGCACGCACCTTAGTGAACTGGAAGTGGTCGCGGTCGGCCTGCGCGGCGCGCGggccgggcggcggcggcggcggtggcggcggcgtgcggcgcggcgagcagggcggcggcggcgccgcggGCGGGACCGCCCCCCCGCCCCCCTCGCCGTCACCCGCGCCGCGCAGCACCGCGTAGTGCTCCCACGACCGCTGCAGCTTCAGCCTCTCTGCAACAAGAGCGGGCCGCATGAGCGTGCGCCGCGCCCTGGGAGCTGGGAGCTGGGAGGGCCCGGGCCGGCAGCCGGGAGGGACACTCACTGAGCAGGTGCGGCTCGGCCCGGCCAGCAGCTGGTACAGCACGTGGAAGTTGCGCTCGCCCTCCAGCGCGCCGCTCGCGCGCTCCTGCACACGGACCAGTGTTCGCtttggttacatatttgaatatcgaaaattaaaatacctaggtacgggtaaaatgtcgatgttcaaaatatcaaaaattaaaatatcgactgtatcgaaatatcgatAAGTAAAATAAcgagtttatattgtcgaatggttatatCACCTACgttcaatatatcgaaaatatatttatctacaaaagtgacaacGAAAGATGtaaatatcgaagtccaaaatatcgaagtacagagtatcgaatatcctatgtatgaactatcacgtgacagggtcgacggagctccgcgcggagctcctattccgctcagttgaggcgcttcgcgccttgacgcgaTACTAACCTACCCTAActtattgaacatgaattaccaaaaatatttggttcggttaggtcagaactgtgaccacaacaacgcacgagccgagcgagcgaagcgagcgtgccgcggtagcggccggcgaatgctaaaaatgactagattatgtaaaataaatgctattaacagaaaggagcaataaataaagcagatttgtatgtacgatattttaattttcaacattcaaatatgttgacatttacaacttagatatattggctatcgatatttttactcattcgatattttaatcaatcgacatttcaatcttacacattttgaccatagatacaatcgatattttaatttcgatattttgaacatcgacattttaaccgtaggtattttaattttcgatattcaaatatgtaaccaatAATTACCATGCCAAAATTTTACCTCTTCATAAAAATGCACCCAATGGTCCCTAAGACAGATTCTCTGTGCCTATCTCTTACAGtttcataccgggtgtggcctgtaatatgagcaaatattaattattaccaTAGATCattctcctcaaactgaacaatattagttcagtgacttttaaaaataattagtttttgaatttttattacacttttaagtttattccaTGAAGCATTGTAAAgagaaatgcttgatgtttgtagcgtgacagccgacgtcagttgggttctaggatggcgtacattgatagcaataagtatttaatttgtatgaaaaagggaaaatacaaagactccattatttttaaaagtcgccgaactaatgttgttcagtttgacgagcacgatctatgttttaatttttgttcatATCACAGGCCACAACCGGTATAATGTGCCGCCTGACTTACTATGTATTTGTACCAGAGATGAGCAAAATGTAATCGGCTAACGAATAACGATTGAGATTAACCTATTCAATTTAGGATATACGtttttaatgtaagtaaaaGAGAtttgagttacgatcgggtgaccctacgtgctagttgtgttttctgtttttctcttgcttttttatgtttttaattttataataaactttttctaacTTTAATAAGAAGTTTGATTTCCTTTACACGATCACACATTTTTGGGATTAATACGATTAAAAATGATGATTGATTAATCTTAGTCGTAACTTTCGATTAATTTAGTCACGATTAAATTAATCGTCGATATATTACCAGCGACAAAAAATTtcatcaattttatttgtaataagaTTAATTTTGTGACGATTGATTGTTCAATCGATTgattaattgattaaaaaattaatCGATTAATGCCCATCTCTGATTAGCACGAATGGAAATTTACGACTACAACCTGACAACTTCTTATTCgtcaaacttatttattaccttcTCCAGCAGGACTGCGTGTGAAATAGAaagacattttaaaataattcatcAGGTTCATCACATAAGGCATACTTTAAAAGAGTGCGAGAGCGAGTGAGAACAACAGAGAGTCGTCCAATCGATCGACCGGCAAACAAGAAACACTCACAGTGCGAAATGTGCCCGCCCACCGGCTCGCCCTTGAAGTCGAACTCTATGTCGAGCAGCTTGCCCTGCAAGCAGAAGCGAGTGATGTAATGCGCGGCTGCAGGCAGATGCGATGATGCAATGATGTGGTGAGCGGCGAGAGCGATACTGACGAATCTGCTGGCGTTGTGGTTGCGCGCGGTGGCGGCGTTGCCGAAGGCCTCGAGCAGCGTGCCGGCGGCGGCCAGCGCGGCGCCCGCctccccgccgccgccgccgccgccgccaccacgGCGCACTGCAGGCAGACGCGCGCCGCCTCCGTCTTGCCGGCGCCGCTCTCGCCCGTGATCACGATGCACTGGCTCTCGCCGCGGTCGCGCACCCAGCGGTACGCGGCGGCCGTGATCGCGTACAGGTGCGGCGGCAGCTGGTACGGCGGCCGCGCCAGGTACGCGCGCACCAGCTCCAGCGAGTACTGCGGCAGCGCGCGGCACGGGTTCACCGACACCAGCGCGTTGCCCACGTACGTCTGCGACACAAACGCCCGCCCCGCCCCACTCAGCACTCGGCACTCGGCACTCGGCACTCAGATCAGCGGTCGCacttcaaaatatatatattaaactagcttttgcccgcgtggtattcggatatcgcgcgctgttccctcggaaactgtgcatgtttccgggataaaaagtaacctatgtcactctcgggcctataaactatgccaaaaatcacgtcgatccgtcgctccgtaacggcgtgaaagacagacaaacacacaaacatacgaacacactttcgcatttataatattagtatagtataAGTATGGATCTAAAATCGACGCCATGGTCCTGAGAACAGATTTCGTTATCTCTCATATAGTTTCTGACTTCTCGCTACTGACCCGTTTGGTTTGATCACCCCTGtatataaatgacggagtttcgtgatatgcttaggaatttcatgatctggcagattttacgatcagTCGACCATATTCACGACAGGTTCTATTGAACATCGTATGTATACAAACTTACATGTAAATGCAGCTTGGAAATATGACCATGAATGTTGAGGTGttttcttagtgttaataaattattctgCTGGTGGTCAGGGCAATAAGTATGGGGCGAAATCTTTAAGTGATAGCGGGGTATCGTTTTGTGGGGGTAAGGTTCTTGTTCgtctataggtaggtattttcaaATAGAAGTTGGAGTTGGTAAATAAACAGACAAAGCAAGTTAATATGAATTATAAACGCAAGTGGAGGAAAGGGTGTACTGCCTTtacggcgaaatatgtttcgccaaatttcacttagcaaccaatctttcgccagtttcatttggcaaaccaatcgttggcataactttacttcgtaTTTGTCTTAttccgcaacatttttatattgaatttttttacttcataacacttttatgtggcaaataattatgtagcaaatgattggcttgggaaaataacaaattgtcaaataacatttagccaattttatattgcaaagcTTCTTCAAAAATTgtgcgagcaagacggttcggagcagaagcgacttggatagtttaggttcagaaggctaaggccttagccttcgatgttaggtttttttttatagcagccaaggagtactgccactaggaaaataggttggatgccattcaatatgttgccaatttaaggtatgccaatcaatacatttgaccaaaacataaatgacatcttaaaaaaatcccagataataatttgcataataataatttatcaaatgattggttgggaaatgatatcagtgcgaaatgttgagttgggaaataacatttcgcctaaataaaaatataagataaatagtttgggagctaataatttgctaaataattttcgccaaaacattagtaaaccgtaaATATCCGATTAtctcttatttttattatatacttatagatataggtatataacctacctataaatatgctacttttatttaatacgcCATTATCTGTTTTAGTGGAGCGTCCCCATGCCGTAGGTACTATTCGGCCAGTCGCCACTTACGTAGATGATGTCGCGCTTGTAGCGCACGTGCAGGTTGTGCAGGAAGGAGTCTTCGGTGAGCGGCGCCAGCAGCACGGCGTCGCACTGGCCGGcctcgcccgcgcccgcgcccgccccgccccgctcccgctcccgcgcccgccccgcccTCCGCCatgccggcgccgcgccgctcCTCACCGTGCCGGCTGCATGccggcccgcgcccgcgcccgcgtctGACACGCTCGAACTGTAATAACACGTTTTCTATTCTTCTGTAGTCTTTTCTGCGTCGTTACTCGTTATCCAGCTATGGAAACTTTTTGTAATGTGTTTTTTTGCCGAAGCAATGGGAAAATCGACCATGAGGATTGGGGATaataaaaattttaaagtacctaactaGTCCTGTCAATCGGTTGTGTGTGACAGATGCACGGAAAAACAGGCAGGCAGACCTTAGGCAGACGTACACGCGAGTGATCCCATAAATATTAGttcctttttttccttttaaggaaACTCTAAAAATACACACTGTAGGTATATCCCAATTTTTGGCTCTGCAGAAAATCAGCGGCGCTGCACCCACTGTTGTGTAGCAACTTGGTAGCAACAGCAACACAGCACATGCTGTGTACAGTGCAGACCGCTTTTCGGTGACAATTGGTGGGTTTTCTAACTCGTGGATAAGTAGGCAGAAGCGGCCCGATCCCGATACCTTGGCCCGCACTGTCTCCAGACTTTATCGCCCTTAGATTTTACGTCTAGGGACGGGCGAAAGAGTGAGTTTAGATTACGGAGGTGCCCACGCGAGAGGTGCCAAGAACCCGCTAGGGgagttctctgttcgtaggcagttttcgctacaaagctGAAAAACGCTGGTACGCGCTACACTCGTATATGTGGCTGCGAATGTGTTTGAAAGGATAAACGCAGCTTTTATGACAATGAAAGCCGAAATGCGGCTGGCTACAGCTACCGTAACTGTTCAAGTAAGAAATCTCTTTCTCCGACATCTGTCGGGCGTGCATTAGGAACTGAAGAGAACAGTTCGAAAAAAATTGTAAGCTAGAACACAGTTAGTAAGTATGAATACTGAGCGTCAAGCGTCCCAACACTATGGGACATCAAGGGAAAGTACCTGAAATATCGTATTTTGCTGAAACAAGactatgttatttttaaaaggcaAGTGAAGTGTCAATACTCACTAAAGGatcaatattttgaaaaatctttaaaattttGATTGTTTTAACATCTAAAACAAAGGAACAACGTAAAATGTTTGAGTCAAATttcaagaaaattatttattgccgACGATGACGTTCATACTATTAAGGCAGttgaaaaatgcaaattttaaaaataaccaaAATTGGTTGCGTTAAAAGAAAATACTAATTTGTTTTctatgtttttaacaaaaacttttgcTATAAGTATATGAATAGCCCttcatatctcgcaaaatattgtAATGACTTGCTTACTTACAGTCCATTATCTTTTTCAATATTTCAGTAAACTGATAGCCTAGCTATTGAATAattaattggattttttttttcaaataacacCCATTTCTATTCGTTAACTTATCTGTTTTAGGTCTCCCGCCTATTGCTttcctaaaaacattttttaagccaAACAACTGGTTAGATCATTTCCCCAAAATcattatttcctagtagcaataTGAATGGTAATTTTGCTACGAGGAAATAATGATTCTGGTAAATTGATCTAACAAGCCATTTGAATGGCTGTTACACTTACTTACACCCTGTATTATAGCCTTTGATAGTTTTCTTCAGCTTTTTTATTGTCAAGTTTCACCCACTTTTTGTGTGCCATTGGGCACGGCCCTATTAGACATGCTTGTTCTCTTTTTAGCCATTCAGAGATTCAATGTTAAATGAATGCATTGACTTGCATGTCCAAATATGTAAATATGTGGCAGACTGAGGTTATCTTCTGGGGTTAAACCTAGTCTCTAAGCATCCTAACCTTCAGTTAAGGTGGACACTGATTCCTCTGCTGTCACTACCTACTCCCAACTCAAACGATCCACGACTGACTACCTTGTACTTACACACCTCAACACAATCACTATCGAGGTTATAACAGAGTAGCTTTTGATGGTCATCTCAAGAcatcaaattttataataatgatgAAATAAGTTTGGGGAACTGATCTAGCAGCTACTTTATTGTGGTTCTTTAAACCAATTTATCTGCCTCAATAGTGCTCTGTCACAATAGTGACATATGTCCCCTCTCTCACTGATAACCCATTTGAAAACCTCAGCCTGTAGTTGTACAACAATCACTATGTAGTATTACATACAAACCAACCATGAAAGTAGGTAAATTGTCAACCAAgatgtatttttaaaactaaataaacaaaaggcatggtaaaataataataaaatatatttattaagcaaacaaaaataaaataaaaaaaaataacaaaataatttcaacACAAATGAAATTacatcaatgaaaaaaaaagatagagaAAAGAGAGAGAAAACAATTTGCATTCAAAACAATTTGTACATAGAGCCAACATAGAGCAACATTGAAAAGTACCAATCATATTTTTGTGAGTATTTAAGTTAACACTTAACActtatttagtcttaatttaaCTTTTGTCATTAACAACTTTTTTTCAGATtgattcacaatattattaagtgatGTGTGACAGTTGATTGACCAACAAATTTCCAAAGCtgttaggtacattttatttacCCCTAAGTATTGGAGTCATAATGCAGTATGACAGGAGCAGCTAGATTCATAAGGGTATCCTTCACTTAAACTGGCAATTATAGTCAGCAAATTCATCCTAAATCATCATAAAATTGCACATGGCACAttaattattagtttgttttgctCCAGTTAATGGAGAAACCGAGATCGACCGACCACTGCAGTAGCGAAGTAGCGAGTACTCGATCATTAATTGTGGCCCACTACGGTGTCATGTTCTACGTACTCACCTTGGCATAAATTCTCAAGATATATTCTTAAATAACACTACGATGCTAGGGATG is a window from the Choristoneura fumiferana chromosome 13, NRCan_CFum_1, whole genome shotgun sequence genome containing:
- the LOC141434543 gene encoding unconventional myosin-Ia-like produces the protein MPSSSVSDAGAGAGRHAAGTVRSGAAPAWRRAGRARERERGGAGAGAGEAGQCDAVLLAPLTEDSFLHNLHVRYKRDIIYTYVGNALVSVNPCRALPQYSLELVRAYLARPPYQLPPHLYAITAAAYRWVRDRGESQCIVITGESGAGKTEAARVCLQCAVVAAAAAAAGRRAPRWPPPARCSRPSATPPPRATTTPADSSGKLLDIEFDFKGEPVGGHISHCHTRYETERASGALEGERNFHVLYQLLAGPSRTCSVSVPPGCRPGPSQLPAPRARRTLMRPALVAERLKLQRSWEHYAVLRGAGDGEGGGGAVPPAAPPPPCSPRRTPPPPPPPPPGPRAAQADRDHFQFTKAAMARLGLSASECGGVLRLLAFLLKLGNVQFEPTTTIDGALATRLHHEYELREACALVGVEAGALAAALGAPPLDDAEGERGRFASLVRELQTFYNICISSSRDRVSSRVTSCNASKRRDAAVTSRGVAEGSPGSEESASVEGSACGAACGGCAACAGAAWARARRDVLLQALYARLFAWLLARVNEAIKPAEAGARQSLGILDVYGFESLAHNGLERLLINYAAERLQAHVTHATLRREQDEYAREQLAWLPLPYRDHDAAADLLDAGPDSVLGCLREAGARGGGDAGLVQRLQRRRHPLLLVLPPDHFQVAHFAGPVVYSARGMPDKNRDAVCRRCCGVLSAAREPLLAALFPAPPPHAAPAARGECHRPPPVPATRSPRRPAALACRQRALVGALLRRLPGAPRLVRCLRADPALRPHRFDAALLRHQIRTQGIMDMALLRRAGWCESWCARSVVARYGVLAPARAAPPADPVRAARALLRPLPIPSAEFAYGRTKVFIRSPRTVWELEALRAARVEQLVRAAQRAWRRHRARRRTAAARVIQRRAAAARVVWRAWSTRARRAYLLALWRRLPARHRSPLCAAWPAPPQPALLGRTDALLRRLHHRWRCGVFRAAFDQTARNRMREKVTASVLFRSRKALYGASVAHPFVGDYVRLRASGAWRRGAVGAAGAQDRYVVFADVVGKVARSSGRVARCLAVLSTAALLLLDARSLRVRRRVPAQAVYRLSLSPHADDLLVVHVRCAAQLDSDGEELSQCSSRDAPLAPGCLFAGEGAWRRRGDVVLRTCHVLELATKLFLVVQNAVGLPPHVNISSEFEANFGQQIVTISFHVLGGSGAAEGPARLVRRGSRMDVLL